In a single window of the Bacillus clarus genome:
- a CDS encoding Nif3-like dinuclear metal center hexameric protein, whose product MNITQFKEHITLLFGEHLHKYGDDEYGFTQISKEEFHKIGYTTNLTLETIEEAYRNGVDMILTHHVPWSFLFGMEEACIEKLKQYEMNHFWIHLPLDFVKFGTCTSLFNEIGIDAILEYSKYEEEELPGIGEYEEAIPFSKLVEKLEEKMEEKVKCWKNHDRPVKRIAILTGAGNNTNLIERALEKGCDTYITGEKTLYTVQHTKFKGINLIVGSHTFTEVFGVESLACKLKEMNPAIEIIRLYEEHLE is encoded by the coding sequence ATGAATATAACACAGTTTAAAGAACATATTACATTGCTTTTTGGAGAGCATCTTCATAAATACGGTGATGACGAGTATGGTTTTACTCAAATTAGTAAAGAGGAATTTCACAAAATAGGTTACACAACAAATTTGACGCTAGAAACAATTGAAGAAGCATACCGAAATGGTGTCGATATGATACTTACACATCATGTACCGTGGAGTTTTTTATTCGGTATGGAAGAGGCGTGTATTGAGAAATTAAAACAATATGAAATGAATCATTTTTGGATTCATTTACCGTTAGATTTCGTAAAGTTTGGCACGTGTACGTCGTTATTTAACGAAATTGGGATAGATGCAATACTGGAATACTCCAAGTATGAGGAAGAAGAGCTACCGGGAATAGGAGAATATGAAGAAGCGATTCCATTTTCAAAATTAGTTGAAAAACTTGAAGAGAAAATGGAAGAGAAAGTGAAGTGTTGGAAAAATCATGACAGGCCGGTGAAACGGATTGCGATTTTAACTGGTGCAGGAAACAATACAAACCTTATTGAGCGTGCACTAGAAAAAGGTTGTGACACATATATAACAGGAGAGAAAACATTATATACGGTGCAACATACGAAATTTAAAGGGATTAATTTGATTGTAGGTAGTCATACGTTTACAGAAGTGTTTGGTGTAGAAAGTTTAGCTTGTAAATTAAAAGAAATGAATCCAGCAATAGAAATTATTAGATTGTATGAAGAACATTTGGAGTGA
- a CDS encoding PhzF family phenazine biosynthesis isomerase encodes MKKVNVVHYDAFSNKPNMGNPAGIVLKAEGLVEEEMQHIAEKVGFNETAFVLPSEVADVRIRYFTPGHENDLCGHATVGTIYALHERGLLEGKYNLTIETKAGILPIHIGVNENGETFIKMRQATPQFQSFTGSKEALAHSIGLEVNDLDEDLPIVYGSTGIWTLLVPIKNLDACQRMKPNNNEFPSVLKEMPKSAIHPLCLETYDIEAQIHGRHFSSPYSGTIEDPVTGTASGVMGAYYATYLEKDFNNGLKLIVEQGQEINKDGRVTVYVTKNLAKENLQIDISGTAVYVKEFEISI; translated from the coding sequence ATGAAGAAAGTAAACGTAGTGCATTATGATGCATTTAGTAATAAACCGAATATGGGAAATCCAGCAGGTATTGTATTAAAAGCAGAGGGATTAGTAGAAGAGGAAATGCAGCATATTGCTGAAAAGGTCGGATTTAACGAAACAGCTTTTGTTCTTCCTTCAGAAGTAGCAGATGTAAGAATTCGTTATTTTACGCCTGGCCATGAAAATGATTTATGCGGCCATGCAACAGTAGGGACTATATATGCACTTCACGAAAGAGGTTTATTAGAAGGGAAATATAATCTCACAATTGAAACGAAGGCAGGAATTTTACCAATACATATAGGTGTGAATGAAAATGGAGAAACCTTTATTAAAATGAGACAAGCAACACCTCAGTTTCAAAGTTTTACAGGTTCAAAAGAAGCATTAGCCCACAGTATTGGTCTTGAAGTGAATGATTTAGATGAAGACTTACCAATTGTATATGGAAGTACTGGTATTTGGACTTTACTTGTACCTATTAAAAATCTTGATGCATGCCAGAGAATGAAACCTAATAATAACGAATTTCCATCTGTGTTAAAAGAGATGCCAAAGTCGGCCATTCATCCACTTTGTTTAGAAACGTATGATATAGAAGCGCAAATACATGGTCGTCACTTTTCATCACCTTATTCTGGTACGATTGAAGATCCAGTGACAGGGACCGCTTCTGGTGTGATGGGAGCATATTATGCAACATACTTAGAGAAAGATTTTAATAATGGACTGAAGTTAATTGTTGAACAAGGACAGGAAATCAATAAAGATGGTCGTGTAACTGTTTATGTAACGAAAAATCTAGCAAAAGAGAATTTACAAATAGATATTTCTGGAACTGCAGTATATGTAAAAGAGTTTGAAATTTCAATTTAA
- a CDS encoding winged helix-turn-helix transcriptional regulator — protein sequence MSQNNDCPIATTLEVIGGKWKVHILCVLIEGKKRTNEIKREIPNITQKVLTQQLRQLESDGIIHRTVYQEVPPKVEYTISEYGKSLMQIMDELCEWGKDHQMKRLK from the coding sequence ATGAGTCAAAATAATGACTGCCCAATTGCAACGACACTCGAAGTGATCGGGGGAAAATGGAAAGTTCATATTTTATGTGTTCTTATTGAGGGAAAAAAGCGAACAAATGAAATTAAACGAGAAATTCCAAACATTACACAAAAAGTTCTCACACAACAACTCCGGCAACTTGAATCTGACGGGATTATCCATCGTACTGTATATCAAGAAGTGCCACCAAAGGTTGAATACACAATAAGTGAATACGGAAAATCTTTAATGCAAATTATGGATGAACTATGTGAATGGGGAAAAGATCATCAAATGAAAAGATTAAAATAA
- a CDS encoding DUF1272 domain-containing protein encodes MALEMKAHCQTCNTSLQTDSEAYICIYECTFCAPCTEKGKHICPNCGGELVRRPRKKQ; translated from the coding sequence ATGGCATTAGAAATGAAAGCACACTGTCAAACTTGCAATACTTCTCTTCAAACAGATTCAGAAGCATACATTTGTATTTATGAATGTACATTTTGTGCACCCTGCACGGAAAAAGGAAAACACATTTGTCCTAACTGTGGTGGTGAATTAGTACGTAGACCAAGAAAGAAACAGTAA
- a CDS encoding class I adenylate-forming enzyme family protein — MRTMQRLLQKRATQSPNMEALVGGKKRYSFQQYNERVNQLAHYLLESGVQRGDRIGILCKNNHPFPTIMMASLKIGAVFIPLNHQHTAYELETIVKEAKLKALFIDDECNEMLSKVESVKEIPYVIETTKEGFGSFELRLQEQPITEPNVEVHEDDDAIFLFTSGTTGQAKACVIGHKNLHYYFTEIAGQREIPAGERFLSVHPLFHMSGVLSILNCIYHGITMIFLADSNPALIWDTIEEEKITTMLAFPAVYSYMLDELNKKERNISTFKVAQSGGTKVSETIIQKYMKKGIYMVQGYGSTEGWVVSSWHPNMGEEKMSSVGKTLKHVELKIVHPETGEELSTNEVGEIHVRSPYMFKGYWNNEKATRKVVKDNWFNMGDAGMIDEEGFLHIMGRYKDVIVYGGDNIYPDQVEEVIHEINGVLEVAVVGVPDDFWGEIPKAYIVKDIQTLLTGEDIIQHCKEKLASYKIPEVIFVEDLPKNALGKVLKRELKGAVLVK; from the coding sequence TTGCGTACAATGCAACGATTATTACAAAAAAGAGCAACACAATCACCAAATATGGAAGCGCTTGTTGGGGGAAAGAAAAGATATTCATTTCAACAATATAATGAACGCGTAAATCAACTTGCACATTACTTGTTGGAGAGCGGTGTGCAAAGAGGAGATCGTATAGGAATCTTATGCAAAAATAATCATCCATTTCCAACAATTATGATGGCAAGTTTAAAAATTGGAGCGGTATTTATTCCACTTAATCATCAGCATACCGCTTATGAATTAGAGACAATCGTAAAAGAAGCGAAGTTAAAAGCATTATTTATTGATGATGAATGTAATGAAATGTTATCAAAAGTTGAGTCAGTTAAAGAAATTCCTTATGTGATTGAAACGACGAAAGAAGGATTCGGTTCTTTCGAATTAAGATTACAAGAACAGCCAATAACGGAACCGAATGTGGAAGTTCATGAAGACGATGATGCTATTTTCTTGTTTACTTCTGGAACAACTGGCCAGGCAAAAGCATGTGTGATTGGCCATAAAAACTTACATTATTATTTTACCGAGATTGCGGGCCAAAGAGAAATTCCAGCAGGTGAACGTTTTCTATCAGTGCATCCACTATTTCATATGAGTGGTGTACTTTCTATATTGAATTGTATTTACCATGGTATCACGATGATTTTCCTAGCTGATTCGAATCCTGCTCTTATTTGGGATACGATTGAAGAAGAGAAAATTACAACTATGCTTGCATTTCCAGCAGTTTATAGCTATATGCTTGATGAATTAAATAAAAAAGAGCGTAACATTTCGACCTTTAAAGTAGCACAAAGCGGTGGTACAAAAGTATCGGAAACGATTATTCAAAAATATATGAAAAAGGGAATATACATGGTGCAAGGCTATGGTAGTACAGAAGGTTGGGTCGTTAGTTCATGGCATCCAAATATGGGAGAAGAAAAAATGTCATCTGTAGGAAAAACGCTTAAACATGTTGAGTTGAAAATCGTTCACCCAGAAACAGGTGAGGAACTATCAACAAATGAAGTTGGAGAGATTCATGTAAGAAGTCCGTATATGTTTAAAGGATATTGGAATAATGAAAAGGCGACAAGAAAGGTAGTAAAAGATAATTGGTTTAACATGGGTGATGCCGGTATGATTGACGAAGAGGGATTTTTACATATTATGGGGAGATACAAAGATGTCATTGTATACGGTGGTGATAATATTTACCCAGATCAAGTAGAAGAAGTCATTCATGAAATAAATGGTGTTTTAGAAGTTGCAGTAGTTGGGGTTCCAGATGACTTTTGGGGAGAGATTCCAAAAGCTTATATTGTGAAGGACATTCAAACATTATTAACAGGAGAAGATATTATTCAACATTGCAAAGAGAAACTAGCAAGTTACAAAATACCAGAAGTAATATTTGTTGAAGACCTACCGAAAAATGCTTTAGGAAAAGTATTAAAAAGAGAGTTAAAGGGCGCTGTTCTTGTAAAATAA
- a CDS encoding SGNH/GDSL hydrolase family protein, translating to MKTFVCFGDSITADETFFDGTKRLTPRLQEMFPNWKVVNAGVPGDNTFDALKRIEADVLSYKPDFVTVFLGTNDAVTFDQVPLQVYKENLEEIVSRISPEKVLFISPAPVDEERQHNRTNKILSQYAEVVEGVARKTGSHFLNLYAEMIQEKEYKRFIEDEEKDGLHFGPEGYEYLAKLIGEKLKGIL from the coding sequence ATGAAAACATTCGTCTGTTTTGGCGATAGTATTACAGCTGATGAAACATTTTTTGATGGGACGAAAAGATTAACACCACGTTTGCAAGAAATGTTTCCGAATTGGAAAGTGGTTAACGCGGGTGTTCCAGGTGATAATACGTTCGATGCGTTGAAAAGGATTGAAGCGGACGTTTTATCTTATAAACCGGACTTTGTTACAGTTTTTCTCGGTACAAATGATGCAGTCACTTTTGATCAAGTACCATTACAAGTTTATAAAGAAAACTTAGAGGAGATTGTGAGCAGAATTTCCCCAGAGAAAGTATTGTTTATTAGTCCTGCGCCAGTTGATGAGGAAAGACAACATAATAGAACAAATAAAATACTCAGCCAGTATGCAGAAGTGGTAGAGGGAGTAGCAAGAAAAACAGGAAGTCATTTTTTAAATTTGTATGCTGAAATGATTCAAGAAAAAGAGTATAAAAGATTCATAGAAGATGAAGAGAAAGATGGATTGCATTTTGGTCCAGAAGGTTATGAGTATTTAGCGAAGTTAATTGGAGAGAAGTTAAAAGGGATTTTATAA
- a CDS encoding ATP-binding cassette domain-containing protein: MIQLDSISKSYGDKKVLNGITFEFRPGNIYGLIGRNGAGKTTLLKILMRIIRNHEGNVLFHGDNINTVDTLDLPFVFIGDTPVLYQDLTAREQMLFICKLNKLSKEEGIEKIQYLAKQLKLEEYMDYYPRSVSRGTLQRINIAIGMLRESNVYFFDEPFITLDPVQVDTVEQMFLNHKSTTRIQIISSHDLDSLETICDKYLILKDGQLLEFEPGTLDRKQITKLIGDSYDG, from the coding sequence ATGATTCAATTAGATTCAATTTCAAAATCGTATGGGGATAAGAAGGTATTGAATGGAATTACCTTCGAATTCAGGCCGGGAAACATTTATGGATTAATTGGACGTAATGGAGCAGGCAAAACAACATTACTAAAAATTTTGATGAGGATCATTAGGAACCATGAGGGAAATGTTTTATTTCATGGCGATAATATTAACACTGTGGATACCCTTGATCTCCCCTTCGTCTTTATTGGTGATACGCCTGTTTTATACCAGGATCTAACTGCTCGTGAACAAATGCTTTTCATTTGTAAACTAAATAAACTATCAAAAGAGGAGGGAATCGAAAAAATACAATACCTAGCAAAACAGCTAAAACTGGAAGAATATATGGATTATTATCCACGAAGTGTTTCAAGAGGAACCTTGCAGCGCATCAATATTGCCATTGGAATGCTGCGAGAGTCGAATGTCTATTTCTTCGATGAACCATTCATCACCCTAGATCCCGTACAAGTTGATACTGTTGAGCAGATGTTCCTGAATCACAAATCAACAACCAGGATTCAAATCATTTCGAGCCATGATTTAGACAGTTTGGAAACCATTTGTGATAAATACTTGATTTTGAAGGATGGCCAATTATTGGAGTTTGAACCGGGAACCTTAGATCGAAAACAAATCACTAAATTGATAGGCGATAGCTATGATGGTTGA
- a CDS encoding pentapeptide repeat-containing protein — MQEDINHNSLRADCEKCFGLCCVALPFAASVDFAVNKDAGKPCLNLQSDFKCSIHTNLRKKGFKGCTVFECFGAGQKISQVTFKGIDWRKDAEHAKKMYDAFPIMHQLHEMLWYLKEAILLKATRTIHKELSQAIEETERLSNLSPDELMKVYVPLHRAEVNVLLLQTSELVWKEANSIGTKRRKRIEHRGADLMGANLKKRDLKGANLRGAYLIAANLQDADLRGADLIGADLRDADIRGANLTDSIFLTQVQINAAKGDKHTKLPKLLSRPAHWTA, encoded by the coding sequence ATGCAAGAGGATATAAACCATAATAGTTTACGAGCAGATTGTGAAAAGTGTTTCGGATTGTGCTGTGTGGCACTACCGTTTGCGGCTTCAGTAGATTTTGCGGTGAATAAAGATGCTGGCAAGCCTTGTTTAAATTTACAATCCGACTTTAAATGTAGTATACATACTAATCTTAGAAAGAAAGGTTTTAAAGGTTGTACTGTTTTCGAATGTTTCGGTGCGGGACAAAAGATTTCTCAAGTTACGTTTAAGGGAATTGATTGGCGGAAAGATGCCGAGCATGCGAAGAAAATGTATGATGCTTTTCCAATTATGCACCAGCTTCATGAAATGCTTTGGTATTTGAAGGAAGCCATTTTATTAAAAGCGACGCGAACGATTCATAAAGAGCTTAGCCAAGCAATTGAAGAGACGGAACGCCTATCGAATTTAAGTCCAGATGAGTTAATGAAAGTATATGTTCCATTACACCGAGCAGAAGTAAATGTTCTACTTTTACAAACGAGTGAACTAGTTTGGAAGGAAGCAAATTCTATAGGTACGAAAAGAAGGAAAAGAATCGAACACCGCGGAGCAGACCTTATGGGAGCGAATCTTAAAAAGAGAGATTTAAAGGGAGCGAATTTAAGAGGGGCTTACTTGATTGCGGCTAACTTGCAAGATGCGGATTTAAGAGGAGCGGACCTAATAGGTGCTGACTTACGAGATGCAGACATTAGAGGAGCTAACCTTACAGATAGTATTTTTCTTACACAAGTCCAGATTAATGCAGCGAAAGGGGACAAACATACGAAATTGCCGAAATTATTGTCCCGTCCAGCGCATTGGACTGCGTAA
- a CDS encoding aminoglycoside phosphotransferase family protein, whose amino-acid sequence MDISEIAEHLVAKKVISHDPESFKVLNGGTTSTVYLLEGKYVVKLNEPKVIREETYFLRFYESNHLFPKLLYKDPLNRYIVYSFLVGTTSCDLGHKRSTLCTLVKEVINKYEIVPEIDEWGWKDTPAQSWTAFLLTNVMEAHEKLRQYINDEEYQLVLKLVNSPNRGAGIKRPFLLHGDLGLHNFIFQENKLYGVIDPLPVLGDPIYDLIYAFCSTPEDLTKEAIGYALEQSVFRKIERDLYEEIIIGLYLRMDTCIRHHPKDLEDYLIAWRYWINEMSLSILREFNGENETTL is encoded by the coding sequence ATGGATATTTCAGAAATCGCTGAACATCTAGTTGCTAAGAAGGTTATTTCACATGATCCGGAAAGTTTTAAAGTGTTGAACGGAGGAACGACAAGTACAGTATATTTGTTGGAAGGAAAGTATGTTGTAAAACTAAATGAGCCAAAAGTGATACGTGAAGAGACATATTTCCTTCGTTTTTATGAAAGTAATCATTTATTTCCAAAGCTTTTGTATAAGGATCCTTTAAATAGATATATTGTGTATTCCTTTCTTGTGGGGACTACTTCGTGCGACCTCGGACATAAGCGCAGTACACTTTGTACACTGGTAAAGGAAGTTATTAATAAGTATGAAATAGTTCCAGAGATAGATGAATGGGGTTGGAAGGATACCCCTGCTCAATCTTGGACAGCATTTTTATTAACAAATGTAATGGAAGCTCATGAAAAATTGAGACAGTACATAAATGATGAAGAGTATCAGCTTGTTCTTAAACTTGTAAATAGTCCAAATAGAGGTGCTGGAATAAAAAGACCATTTTTATTACACGGGGATCTTGGATTACATAATTTTATATTTCAAGAAAATAAGCTATACGGTGTTATAGACCCTTTACCGGTTCTAGGGGATCCTATATATGATTTGATTTACGCGTTCTGTTCAACTCCGGAAGATTTAACAAAAGAAGCAATTGGTTATGCGCTGGAACAAAGTGTATTTCGTAAAATAGAACGAGATTTATATGAGGAAATAATCATAGGTTTATATTTGCGTATGGATACGTGTATAAGACACCACCCAAAAGATTTAGAAGATTACTTAATAGCTTGGCGTTATTGGATAAACGAAATGAGTTTGTCTATATTAAGGGAGTTCAATGGCGAAAATGAGACGACTTTATAG
- a CDS encoding NAD(P)H-dependent oxidoreductase: protein MRTLVIVAHPDIEKSRINKRWVEELEKYSDEITVHELYKAAPNWEFNVEQEQQLLVEHDRYIFQFPFYWYSSPPLLKKWFDDVLTYGFAYGSKGDKVKGKEFGVAISIGGLEKDYRNSGNGSLTMNELTKPFQATCLYTGMEFIPSFYLYGAEYEISDEEIEKSAPEYVKYVMNKEYSNI, encoded by the coding sequence ATGAGAACACTTGTAATTGTAGCACATCCTGATATTGAAAAATCTCGAATTAATAAAAGATGGGTAGAAGAACTAGAAAAATATTCGGATGAAATAACAGTACATGAATTATATAAAGCGGCACCGAATTGGGAGTTTAATGTTGAGCAGGAACAACAGTTGTTAGTAGAGCACGATCGATATATATTTCAATTTCCGTTCTATTGGTATAGCTCACCACCATTATTAAAGAAATGGTTTGATGATGTATTAACGTATGGATTTGCTTATGGATCAAAAGGGGATAAAGTGAAAGGAAAAGAATTTGGTGTAGCTATTTCTATAGGAGGATTAGAAAAAGACTATAGAAATAGCGGGAATGGTTCACTTACAATGAATGAGTTAACGAAACCTTTTCAAGCTACTTGTTTATATACAGGAATGGAGTTTATACCTTCCTTTTATTTATACGGTGCCGAATATGAAATTAGTGATGAAGAGATTGAAAAAAGTGCACCTGAGTATGTGAAATATGTGATGAACAAGGAATATTCTAATATATAA
- a CDS encoding GNAT family N-acetyltransferase has product MKLPLLQVETERLIIRPFQKEDYESWLDGFNKRLPTQYKYDDGYHDMSSSTKEWFTEWIRGLDEAAYRDEMYVLGVFRKEDGANIGKVELIKILRMDYQWAMMGYSIHNQYWKNGYGIESVKAALPLFFNSLQFHRIELHINVDNEPSIRLAKRAGFSIECKRKAFSLENSKWVDFLIYYKNKLEKE; this is encoded by the coding sequence ATGAAGCTGCCGCTATTACAAGTAGAGACAGAGAGACTCATTATCCGTCCGTTTCAAAAAGAGGACTATGAAAGTTGGCTAGATGGATTCAATAAGAGGTTACCGACTCAATATAAATACGATGATGGCTACCATGATATGTCGTCTTCAACAAAAGAATGGTTCACAGAATGGATAAGAGGTTTGGATGAAGCTGCATATCGAGATGAGATGTACGTTTTAGGTGTTTTTCGGAAAGAAGATGGCGCGAATATTGGTAAAGTTGAATTGATTAAAATTTTGCGTATGGACTATCAATGGGCAATGATGGGGTACTCTATTCATAATCAATATTGGAAAAATGGCTATGGAATAGAAAGTGTAAAAGCAGCGCTACCATTGTTTTTTAATAGCCTCCAGTTTCACCGAATTGAATTGCATATAAATGTCGATAATGAGCCGTCGATCCGTCTTGCGAAGAGGGCGGGGTTTTCCATCGAATGTAAGAGGAAGGCGTTTTCCCTTGAAAATAGTAAGTGGGTAGATTTTCTCATTTATTATAAAAACAAATTGGAGAAAGAATAA
- a CDS encoding DMT family transporter has protein sequence MKQMILGAICLSLAASIWGGMYVVSKYVLNFIPPLTLVWLRFIIAFVVLYLILKITEKKQKKKITIHKKDWLLFAWIGFIGYFISITCQFIGTKLSDAHTGSLVTSATPAFMVVFAAFILKEKLTARRLLSTVVATIGVIIVIGWDIEIGSYFIGTIILVGAAITWALLSIYVKVASNRFSSLIITTYAIFFSLFFITPCMIWELQSNPIATVNMYILLGILYLGIVSTAGAFFLWNKGLELMDASIGSLFFFFQPLVGSLLGWLLLNETLNSNFFIGGSLIIISVLITTFEKKK, from the coding sequence ATGAAACAAATGATTTTAGGAGCTATATGTTTATCACTAGCTGCAAGTATTTGGGGTGGTATGTACGTTGTTAGCAAATATGTACTCAACTTTATCCCACCACTTACACTCGTTTGGCTACGTTTTATTATCGCTTTTGTTGTTTTATATTTAATTTTGAAAATAACTGAAAAAAAACAAAAGAAAAAAATAACCATCCACAAAAAAGATTGGCTACTATTCGCTTGGATCGGATTCATTGGGTACTTCATTTCAATTACATGTCAGTTTATCGGAACAAAATTATCTGATGCTCATACAGGCTCTTTAGTAACGTCAGCTACACCCGCCTTTATGGTAGTCTTTGCTGCTTTCATTTTAAAAGAAAAGTTAACTGCTCGTAGACTACTCTCTACCGTTGTAGCGACAATAGGTGTCATTATCGTCATTGGATGGGATATAGAAATTGGTTCCTACTTTATTGGTACCATTATTTTAGTTGGGGCTGCTATTACGTGGGCTTTATTATCCATTTATGTAAAAGTTGCTTCTAACCGGTTTTCATCTCTAATCATTACAACGTACGCAATATTCTTTTCCCTATTCTTTATTACGCCATGTATGATTTGGGAATTACAATCAAATCCTATTGCAACTGTAAATATGTATATACTATTAGGCATCCTTTACTTAGGTATCGTCTCAACAGCAGGAGCTTTTTTTCTCTGGAATAAAGGATTAGAACTAATGGACGCTAGCATCGGTTCACTATTTTTCTTTTTTCAACCTCTTGTAGGATCATTACTAGGCTGGCTACTTTTAAACGAAACATTAAACAGTAACTTTTTTATTGGTGGTAGTCTCATAATAATTAGCGTACTAATTACTACATTTGAAAAGAAAAAATAA
- a CDS encoding DUF7010 family protein, which yields MNVSEAKRDLAQKTKRGLPVVLAGLLFWIIATITGVLLSEKQVVWVYLIGMGCVFPFGLMLAAVFKIDMFAKGNLLGTLGGVIGAINVLNIPLVLLAYFQIPQWLPFVVAVLVGVHFLPYVWIYESKSYGVLSVGTVLVTSVCGIFFAEKGFIVIPIAVSIVYLVTLMSLSIENRKAENQQNGQKTA from the coding sequence ATGAACGTTTCAGAAGCAAAAAGAGATTTAGCGCAAAAAACGAAGAGAGGTCTTCCTGTTGTGTTAGCGGGGCTATTATTTTGGATCATAGCAACTATAACAGGTGTTCTTCTTTCAGAGAAGCAAGTCGTGTGGGTATATTTAATAGGTATGGGGTGTGTGTTTCCTTTCGGCTTAATGTTAGCAGCGGTATTCAAAATTGATATGTTCGCAAAGGGGAACCTGTTAGGAACACTAGGTGGAGTAATTGGTGCGATAAATGTGCTGAATATTCCGCTTGTATTGCTCGCATATTTTCAAATCCCACAATGGTTACCTTTTGTAGTGGCAGTTTTAGTAGGAGTTCATTTTTTACCGTATGTATGGATATATGAGAGTAAAAGTTATGGGGTATTGTCAGTGGGAACTGTATTAGTGACGTCAGTTTGCGGGATTTTCTTTGCAGAAAAAGGGTTCATTGTAATACCAATTGCAGTTTCAATCGTTTATTTAGTTACTCTTATGAGCTTATCAATTGAAAATAGAAAAGCAGAAAATCAACAAAATGGTCAAAAGACAGCTTAA
- a CDS encoding MBL fold metallo-hydrolase — translation MENFICTTCGVQYAASLEEPANCFICNEERQYINPQGQFWTTLESLQTSYTYKNEITQEEKGLYSITTKPEFAIGQTAYVVKTESYRLLWDCITYLDETTIEKVKELGGLDAIVLSHPHYYSTQVEWAETFDVPIYIHEDDKQWVMRPSNHIVFWTGETLQLADGITVHRLGGHFKGGSVLHWEQGNDGKGILLTGDIIQVVADQQWVSFMYSYPNLIPLPARKVEEMANRVKPLQFNRLYNAFHRVVKENANESVERSAERYIEALEGKLFHT, via the coding sequence ATGGAAAATTTCATTTGTACAACATGTGGTGTGCAGTATGCAGCTAGTTTAGAGGAACCAGCAAATTGTTTTATTTGTAATGAGGAGAGACAATATATTAATCCGCAAGGGCAATTTTGGACGACTCTAGAAAGCTTGCAAACTAGTTATACATACAAAAATGAAATCACCCAGGAAGAAAAGGGACTTTATAGTATTACGACAAAACCAGAATTTGCGATCGGTCAAACGGCATACGTAGTAAAAACAGAATCGTATCGTTTACTATGGGATTGCATTACTTACTTAGATGAAACGACAATTGAGAAGGTAAAAGAGTTGGGCGGATTAGATGCGATTGTACTATCTCATCCACATTATTATTCAACACAAGTGGAATGGGCAGAAACATTTGATGTACCAATTTATATACATGAAGATGATAAACAGTGGGTAATGCGTCCGAGTAATCATATTGTTTTTTGGACTGGGGAGACTTTACAATTAGCTGATGGAATAACGGTTCATCGTTTAGGAGGGCACTTTAAAGGTGGCTCTGTATTACATTGGGAACAAGGGAATGACGGAAAAGGAATTTTATTAACAGGTGATATTATTCAAGTTGTAGCAGATCAACAGTGGGTGAGCTTCATGTATAGTTACCCTAATCTAATTCCACTACCTGCAAGGAAAGTGGAGGAAATGGCTAATCGAGTAAAGCCGTTACAGTTTAATCGTCTATACAATGCTTTTCACCGGGTAGTAAAAGAAAATGCGAATGAGTCAGTTGAACGTTCTGCTGAAAGATATATTGAAGCGTTAGAAGGAAAGTTATTTCATACGTAA